A region of Planococcus sp. MSAK28401 DNA encodes the following proteins:
- the coxB gene encoding cytochrome c oxidase subunit II, translating into MMKGPKKWRLFALMTALLVFLSGCGREEISTLIPAGKVAQDQFNLLILSSIVMLFVIIVVTIIYVLAIVKFRRSKVGEDMIPEQVEGSARLEFIWTAIPIVLLLILAVPTVYSTFDLADVTAMDAKDEDGAAENLTVNVTGKLYWWEFEYPEQEIRTAQELVVPTGERVYFNLIAADVKHSFWIPSVGGKLDVNPENVNTFYLEFDKESSELEEGVYFGKCAELCGPSHALMDFKVKTLNREDFDAWVAAMQEEQESPTETLAQEGEELFGPDGLSCIQCHAVNSAGAPTGVGPNLTTFGDRTTIAGFMEHDEETLKNWIADPQQYKPGNLMPDAASLNNGEELSDQELNALAAYLMSLKVEE; encoded by the coding sequence ATGATGAAAGGACCTAAGAAATGGCGCCTCTTCGCATTGATGACCGCTTTGCTTGTTTTTCTTTCAGGCTGCGGGCGCGAAGAGATCTCGACGCTGATACCGGCTGGTAAGGTTGCACAAGATCAGTTCAACTTGCTGATTTTGTCATCCATTGTCATGTTATTCGTTATTATCGTCGTCACTATCATCTATGTATTGGCAATTGTGAAATTCCGCCGTTCAAAAGTAGGGGAGGACATGATTCCTGAACAAGTCGAAGGAAGCGCGCGTCTTGAGTTTATCTGGACAGCCATTCCAATCGTCCTGCTTTTGATCCTTGCTGTTCCGACGGTCTATTCAACATTCGACTTGGCTGATGTCACGGCGATGGACGCAAAGGATGAAGACGGCGCGGCTGAAAACTTGACGGTCAATGTAACCGGCAAACTTTATTGGTGGGAATTCGAGTATCCTGAACAGGAAATTCGAACTGCACAGGAACTGGTCGTCCCGACTGGCGAACGCGTCTACTTCAATTTAATTGCTGCAGACGTTAAGCACTCGTTCTGGATTCCTTCTGTTGGCGGTAAACTCGACGTCAACCCTGAAAACGTCAACACCTTCTATTTGGAATTCGATAAAGAATCTTCAGAACTTGAAGAAGGCGTTTACTTCGGTAAATGTGCCGAGCTTTGCGGCCCTTCCCACGCGTTGATGGATTTCAAAGTCAAAACGCTTAACCGCGAAGACTTTGATGCATGGGTAGCTGCAATGCAAGAAGAACAAGAATCTCCTACTGAAACACTTGCTCAAGAGGGTGAAGAACTATTTGGCCCAGATGGTTTGAGTTGTATTCAATGTCACGCAGTTAACAGTGCTGGTGCGCCAACAGGAGTTGGACCAAACTTAACAACCTTCGGTGACCGTACAACAATCGCCGGTTTCATGGAGCATGATGAAGAAACATTGAAAAACTGGATTGCTGACCCTCAGCAATACAAGCCAGGCAACTTGATGCCTGACGCAGCTTCATTGAATAATGGCGAAGAACTTTCCGATCAAGAGCTGAATGCACTTGCTGCATATTTGATGAGCTTGAAAGTTGAAGAGTAA
- a CDS encoding YugN family protein: MYFENTGLENIEVDITLLEDIMNKHGLTKEGQWDYERVTYDRKFIVREGTYYLRVFAYAIDGDVDANDATMRVLKPVIGKHYYPHGIEYGEDEHFPDHLLKTGAEILASIKKEISEFEIKA, translated from the coding sequence ATGTATTTTGAAAATACAGGACTAGAGAACATCGAAGTGGATATTACATTGCTTGAAGACATCATGAACAAGCATGGCTTAACGAAAGAAGGCCAGTGGGATTATGAGCGTGTCACTTACGACCGCAAATTCATCGTCCGTGAAGGCACTTATTACTTGCGCGTTTTCGCTTACGCAATCGATGGAGACGTCGATGCCAACGATGCGACTATGCGTGTCTTGAAGCCGGTCATCGGCAAGCATTACTACCCGCACGGCATTGAATATGGTGAAGACGAGCATTTCCCGGATCACCTATTGAAAACTGGCGCTGAAATTTTGGCTTCCATCAAAAAAGAAATTTCCGAGTTCGAAATCAAAGCGTAA
- a CDS encoding DUF420 domain-containing protein has product MNLPLLPTISTFFIVLSAILVAIGWNLILKRRIEAHKKVMLGAGAAALTFFIIYVSRTLFVGNTAFGGPDELKIYYTVFLIFHITLATIGAVMGLVTIYWGLKNRLDKHRKIGPFTSVVWFFTAITGVTVYLLLYVFYEGGHTTSVFKAILGG; this is encoded by the coding sequence ATGAATTTGCCGCTATTGCCAACCATCAGTACATTCTTTATCGTCTTGAGCGCCATATTGGTGGCGATCGGATGGAACTTGATTCTCAAACGCCGCATCGAAGCACATAAAAAAGTGATGCTTGGCGCTGGGGCCGCTGCGCTGACGTTTTTCATCATCTATGTCTCGCGCACTCTATTTGTCGGAAACACAGCATTCGGGGGACCGGATGAGCTGAAGATTTACTACACCGTCTTTCTGATCTTCCATATCACGCTCGCAACGATCGGGGCGGTAATGGGGCTGGTGACCATCTATTGGGGATTGAAAAATCGCCTCGACAAACACCGCAAGATCGGCCCATTCACCAGTGTTGTGTGGTTCTTCACCGCAATTACAGGAGTTACCGTTTATTTACTGCTTTATGTATTCTACGAAGGCGGACACACGACTTCGGTTTTCAAAGCGATTCTGGGTGGATAA
- the ctaG gene encoding cytochrome c oxidase assembly factor CtaG, producing the protein MPISIFGFEALWSPWYFGFLVLITLLYFLVTTKWRHKFTASEPLQTKQALLFVSGMALIYILKGSPVDLLGHITLTMHMVQMALLLLLAAPLVIMGIPSYIWRAFIELPVINPLFMFFTKPLIALLLFSLFFSVYHLPLVFDFVKQDMLIHSIVSTLLFVSALLYWWPVVNNLEGMHKFHGLKKLGYLFGLSVLMTPACALIIFSTTPFYATYSDGEAWMQAMALCVPAGTLAQLNLSGPELFTNMSLIEDQRTGGITMKIIQELVFTVFIWLVFHEWLKNETANADEITAKVLQDRKDMAYFRHNGQ; encoded by the coding sequence ATGCCAATAAGCATTTTTGGCTTCGAAGCGTTATGGAGCCCCTGGTATTTTGGATTTCTCGTACTGATTACGCTTTTATATTTTCTGGTCACCACTAAGTGGAGACATAAATTCACTGCTAGTGAACCGCTTCAAACCAAACAGGCATTGCTCTTCGTTTCAGGGATGGCCCTGATCTACATCCTGAAAGGCTCGCCGGTCGACTTGCTTGGCCATATTACCTTGACGATGCATATGGTTCAGATGGCGCTGCTCTTGCTATTGGCTGCCCCTCTGGTGATCATGGGGATTCCTTCATATATTTGGCGGGCATTCATCGAGTTACCCGTCATCAACCCTCTGTTCATGTTTTTCACAAAGCCTTTGATTGCCTTGCTGCTATTCAGTTTGTTTTTCTCCGTTTACCATTTGCCGCTTGTCTTCGATTTCGTCAAGCAGGACATGCTGATCCACAGCATCGTCAGCACTTTATTATTCGTGTCGGCACTTCTTTACTGGTGGCCGGTGGTCAATAATCTAGAAGGCATGCATAAATTCCACGGACTCAAGAAATTGGGCTATTTATTCGGTTTGAGCGTTTTGATGACGCCAGCTTGTGCTTTGATCATTTTCAGCACGACACCGTTTTATGCAACGTATTCAGACGGGGAAGCTTGGATGCAGGCGATGGCTTTATGCGTACCTGCAGGGACATTGGCCCAGCTGAACTTGTCAGGCCCCGAACTCTTCACGAACATGTCGCTGATTGAAGACCAACGCACTGGCGGTATTACAATGAAGATTATCCAGGAATTGGTATTCACCGTATTCATTTGGCTGGTCTTCCATGAATGGCTCAAAAATGAAACAGCCAATGCCGATGAGATTACCGCTAAAGTTTTGCAAGACCGCAAAGATATGGCGTATTTCAGACATAATGGGCAATGA
- a CDS encoding cytochrome (ubi)quinol oxidase subunit III: MDLNKRYTPQTWPDHPETATLEGKNKFVGFWLLLAAETVTFASLFATYLALKDKGPSGMEFSASGLFELPLVFAMTMILLTSSLTSVYAMYHMKNHNFKAMQAWLGITVLLGLAFLGLEIYEFNHYVHLGFGFTNSAFSSAFYVLVGTHGAHVVFGLSWFIALMLRNAKRGLNMYNAPKFYLAALYWHFIDVVWVFIFTVVYLMGVIG; encoded by the coding sequence GTGGACTTAAATAAACGATATACCCCACAAACTTGGCCCGATCATCCTGAAACGGCGACGCTCGAAGGGAAGAACAAGTTCGTTGGTTTCTGGTTGCTGCTGGCAGCTGAGACCGTCACCTTCGCCTCTCTCTTCGCAACTTATCTTGCGTTGAAAGATAAAGGCCCAAGCGGAATGGAATTTTCCGCTTCCGGCTTGTTCGAACTGCCGCTTGTTTTTGCCATGACGATGATTCTTTTGACGTCTTCGTTGACAAGTGTCTACGCGATGTATCATATGAAGAATCATAATTTCAAGGCAATGCAGGCATGGCTCGGAATTACCGTGCTTTTGGGGCTTGCGTTCCTAGGCTTGGAGATTTATGAGTTTAACCATTATGTTCATCTAGGCTTTGGCTTTACCAATAGTGCCTTTAGTTCCGCCTTCTATGTGTTAGTCGGAACGCACGGGGCGCACGTAGTCTTCGGGCTTAGCTGGTTCATCGCGTTGATGCTCCGTAACGCTAAACGTGGCTTGAACATGTACAATGCGCCGAAGTTCTACCTTGCCGCTCTTTACTGGCATTTCATTGACGTAGTATGGGTGTTCATCTTCACTGTAGTCTACTTGATGGGAGTGATCGGTTAA
- a CDS encoding cytochrome c oxidase subunit I: MSSNSQKKGFGATIWDYLTTVDHKKIAILYLISGGFFFLVGGVEAMMIRIQLMKAGNDFLSAGTYNEVLTMHGTTMIFLAAMPILLAFMNAVSPLQIGARDVAFPFLNSLGFWLFFFGGVFLNLSWFLGGAPDAGWTNYASLALASEGHGIDFYSLGLTISGFGTLIAGINFLVTIINMRAPGMTYMRMPLFTWTTFVASALILLAFPPLTVGIFFMVFDRLFGANFFDVTMGGNTIIWEHFFWIFGHPEVYILILPAFGIFSEIFAIFSRKRLFGYTALVFATILIGFYGFMVWAHHMFTVGLGPTANAVFALATMIIAVPTGIKIFNWLLTIWGGNISFTVPMIYAVAFIPSFVAGGVTGVMQAIAPLDYQLHDSYFIVAHFHYVIVGGVVLAILAGTHLYWPKMFGTMLSEKLGKWTFWFFFTGFHLTFFIQHFLGLMGMPRRVYTFGADQGWDLFNAISSAGALLMAIGVIILLVNVVMTVVKGERVGNDPWGDGRTLEWAIPSPPPFYNFAQTPLVRGLDPYWIEKMEGNKEGMVYAEPLGDIHMPNGSFIPFVISLGMFIAAFGAMYHMDGHAWALPVLIGGLAITFGSMLVRSLKDDLGFHVTKEELIADNERIQREARALEGGKKGGLK, encoded by the coding sequence GTGAGTTCTAACTCTCAGAAAAAGGGTTTCGGCGCTACAATATGGGACTACTTAACAACAGTAGACCATAAGAAAATCGCGATCCTCTACTTGATCTCCGGCGGATTCTTCTTCCTAGTCGGCGGCGTAGAAGCGATGATGATCCGGATTCAGCTTATGAAAGCCGGAAACGATTTCCTCAGCGCCGGAACGTATAACGAAGTTTTAACAATGCACGGAACGACCATGATCTTCCTAGCGGCGATGCCGATTCTCTTGGCATTCATGAACGCCGTCTCACCTTTGCAAATCGGTGCGCGTGATGTGGCGTTTCCTTTCCTGAACTCACTTGGGTTCTGGCTATTCTTCTTCGGTGGCGTATTCTTGAACCTTTCGTGGTTCTTGGGCGGGGCACCGGATGCAGGATGGACAAACTATGCTTCTTTGGCACTTGCCTCTGAAGGCCACGGAATCGATTTCTACTCGCTTGGTTTGACGATATCCGGTTTCGGTACATTGATCGCAGGGATTAACTTCCTTGTTACGATCATCAATATGCGTGCTCCGGGTATGACGTACATGAGAATGCCGCTTTTCACTTGGACGACTTTCGTAGCGTCCGCGTTGATTCTTTTGGCATTCCCTCCACTGACTGTCGGTATCTTCTTCATGGTATTCGACCGCTTGTTCGGGGCTAATTTCTTTGATGTAACAATGGGCGGTAACACCATTATCTGGGAGCACTTCTTCTGGATCTTCGGCCACCCGGAAGTTTATATCTTGATTTTGCCAGCATTTGGTATTTTCTCTGAAATCTTTGCGATCTTCTCCCGCAAACGCCTATTCGGTTACACGGCATTGGTCTTTGCGACAATCCTGATCGGTTTCTACGGATTCATGGTTTGGGCTCACCACATGTTTACAGTTGGTCTTGGACCGACAGCAAACGCGGTCTTCGCCCTTGCAACGATGATCATCGCAGTTCCGACTGGTATTAAAATCTTTAACTGGCTACTTACGATCTGGGGAGGAAACATTTCCTTCACAGTGCCGATGATCTACGCAGTTGCGTTTATCCCGTCATTCGTAGCCGGTGGGGTAACAGGCGTTATGCAGGCAATTGCGCCGCTTGATTACCAATTGCACGATTCTTACTTTATCGTCGCCCACTTCCACTACGTAATCGTTGGTGGTGTTGTGCTCGCAATTTTGGCAGGTACGCATTTGTACTGGCCGAAAATGTTCGGTACGATGTTGAGCGAAAAACTTGGAAAATGGACGTTCTGGTTCTTCTTCACTGGATTCCATTTGACATTCTTTATCCAGCATTTCCTCGGTCTTATGGGGATGCCTCGCCGCGTTTATACGTTCGGAGCAGACCAAGGCTGGGATCTATTTAACGCAATCAGCTCGGCTGGTGCCTTGCTCATGGCAATCGGGGTTATCATCCTCCTCGTCAATGTCGTCATGACAGTTGTTAAGGGCGAACGCGTCGGTAACGACCCATGGGGCGACGGACGTACGCTTGAATGGGCAATCCCGTCACCACCTCCATTCTATAACTTTGCACAAACACCGCTTGTCCGTGGACTTGACCCGTATTGGATCGAGAAAATGGAAGGCAATAAAGAAGGCATGGTCTATGCTGAGCCACTCGGCGATATCCACATGCCGAACGGATCATTCATTCCTTTCGTCATCTCACTCGGCATGTTCATTGCAGCGTTTGGCGCAATGTACCATATGGATGGGCATGCATGGGCGCTTCCTGTATTGATCGGCGGTCTTGCGATCACATTCGGTTCAATGCTTGTGCGTTCTTTGAAAGATGACCTTGGTTTCCATGTAACAAAAGAAGAATTGATTGCGGATAACGAACGCATTCAAAGAGAAGCAAGAGCGCTGGAAGGAGGCAAAAAAGGTGGACTTAAATAA
- the cyoE gene encoding heme o synthase: protein MSNGRSLSAEPTDAVESSTFTKDFLALIKIGIVNSNLITVFTGLWLAFQFSDQNFLDHMDILVYTIVGSALIIAGSAAMNNYIDTDIDPLMASKRARPTVTGRFKPSAVLALAISFIVIGELFLFSASVSAGLFGIAGILAYVVLYSMWSKRRHVGNTIVGSISGAIPPLIGWAAVEPTLGTGAWALFLIMFIWQPPHFYALAMKRTEEYRAANIPMLPVVKGFHRTKKSMLAWVLLLFPLPFLLMELGIGFIILATALNIGWLVLAIQGFKAADDLKWAKKMFIYSLNYMTILFVSMIIFAVFV, encoded by the coding sequence ATGTCAAACGGCCGGTCTTTGTCTGCAGAACCGACCGATGCTGTAGAATCGAGCACGTTCACTAAAGATTTTCTGGCACTTATTAAGATTGGGATTGTGAATTCCAATTTAATTACCGTCTTTACGGGACTGTGGCTCGCTTTCCAGTTTTCGGATCAGAATTTCCTTGATCATATGGATATTCTCGTCTACACCATCGTCGGTTCGGCATTGATCATTGCGGGGTCAGCGGCGATGAATAATTATATCGACACAGATATTGACCCATTGATGGCTAGCAAAAGAGCCCGTCCGACAGTTACGGGCCGGTTCAAGCCATCCGCTGTCTTGGCACTCGCCATTTCTTTCATCGTTATAGGCGAACTCTTTTTGTTTTCCGCTTCTGTTTCAGCAGGTCTGTTTGGAATCGCCGGCATCTTGGCTTATGTTGTGCTCTATTCGATGTGGTCGAAGAGACGGCATGTCGGCAACACGATCGTCGGCAGCATTTCCGGCGCAATCCCGCCGCTAATCGGCTGGGCTGCGGTGGAGCCGACGCTCGGTACGGGCGCATGGGCACTGTTTCTGATTATGTTCATCTGGCAGCCGCCGCATTTTTATGCGCTTGCCATGAAACGGACGGAAGAGTATCGGGCTGCAAATATTCCGATGCTTCCGGTGGTCAAAGGATTCCACCGGACAAAAAAATCGATGCTTGCATGGGTTTTACTGCTTTTCCCATTGCCGTTCCTGCTTATGGAACTTGGGATAGGCTTTATCATCTTAGCTACAGCTTTGAATATCGGATGGCTTGTCCTTGCGATACAAGGCTTTAAAGCAGCGGATGATTTGAAATGGGCGAAGAAAATGTTCATCTACTCGTTGAACTATATGACGATTTTATTTGTCTCGATGATCATTTTCGCAGTATTCGTCTAA
- a CDS encoding COX15/CtaA family protein, with product MKSNIYIKIFGVLASVGMLLILLGGALVTKTESGMGCGRNWPDCNGNLIPREITPEVLIEFSHRLVTGVVGILIVVLAVWAWRKFGHVRETKFLAFMAVFFLVLQALIGAAQVLWGQGDFILALHFGISLLSFAAVLLLTLLIFEVDRKFDADRVQIGRTLKFHTLGVALYSYVVVYTGALVRHTESSLICSDWPLCRNDQFALPSNMYEWVQMGHRFAAALIVIWIGVIALHAYRHYRDQRVIYWGWLIAFTIVLLQATSGMLVVLTKLNLAVALLHSLLISMLFGLLCYMVLLVSRSKFIKSK from the coding sequence TTGAAAAGCAACATTTATATAAAAATATTCGGTGTCTTGGCATCTGTCGGCATGCTGCTCATCCTCCTCGGCGGGGCTTTGGTGACCAAAACCGAGAGCGGCATGGGGTGCGGCCGCAACTGGCCGGACTGCAACGGCAATTTGATTCCGCGGGAAATCACTCCTGAAGTGCTGATCGAGTTCTCCCACCGCCTGGTAACAGGAGTAGTCGGAATTTTGATCGTTGTCTTGGCCGTATGGGCTTGGCGCAAGTTCGGCCATGTGCGGGAAACGAAGTTCCTCGCCTTCATGGCTGTTTTCTTCCTCGTATTGCAAGCATTGATCGGCGCTGCACAAGTGCTATGGGGCCAAGGCGATTTCATTTTAGCGCTCCACTTTGGGATCTCCCTCCTGTCGTTCGCCGCTGTCCTGCTGTTGACCTTGCTCATTTTTGAAGTGGATCGTAAATTCGATGCGGACCGCGTGCAAATCGGCCGCACGTTGAAGTTTCACACGCTCGGCGTAGCGCTATATTCTTATGTTGTCGTCTACACTGGCGCTCTTGTCCGCCATACGGAATCGAGCTTGATTTGTTCCGATTGGCCTTTATGCCGCAATGATCAGTTCGCGCTGCCAAGCAATATGTATGAATGGGTTCAGATGGGCCATCGCTTCGCAGCTGCGCTCATCGTTATCTGGATCGGCGTGATTGCGCTCCACGCGTATCGCCATTACCGCGACCAGCGCGTCATTTATTGGGGTTGGCTTATCGCCTTTACGATCGTGCTTCTCCAAGCCACATCCGGAATGCTCGTCGTCTTGACGAAATTGAATCTGGCGGTCGCCTTGCTCCACTCCTTGCTCATCTCGATGCTTTTCGGATTGTTATGTTATATGGTCCTTCTCGTATCCAGAAGCAAGTTCATTAAATCCAAATAA
- the ytvI gene encoding sporulation integral membrane protein YtvI — MGKWFNKKLATLLLVIAIVVLISIYILPIAVPLIIALLTAIFLEPFVKFVQKRFKWQRKGAVITVFILFLVIASGLVYWIITQLVGQIIQFSKMVPEYTNSLSHMWGEVEAFFLRSTAEMPVEVVNSFETEMIAFAEGIRDWILTFVNYDTVTNLLTGIPSFLVSFIVFLIALFLFMLDLMDLKGMLFNRLKESTAEKVRFMSARLNNVVFGFLKAQFLVSLIIFAVSLIALLFIAPEYALVMSLVIWVIDFIPILGSIIVLTPWFIYMFIVGDIVQGTQLAILALVLLVIRRTVEPKVMGTQIGLSPLATLIAMFIGLQLIGFLGFFIGPLLVILFTSAREAGIIKMEFKV, encoded by the coding sequence GTGGGCAAGTGGTTTAATAAAAAACTGGCAACGCTGTTGCTGGTCATCGCTATTGTGGTTTTAATCTCTATATACATATTGCCGATTGCCGTTCCGCTGATCATCGCTTTGCTCACCGCCATCTTCCTCGAACCTTTTGTCAAATTTGTTCAGAAAAGGTTCAAATGGCAACGCAAAGGTGCAGTCATCACGGTGTTTATTCTTTTCCTCGTCATTGCTTCGGGCTTGGTTTACTGGATTATCACACAGTTGGTCGGACAAATTATACAATTCTCAAAAATGGTTCCAGAGTATACAAATTCCCTCTCACATATGTGGGGTGAAGTGGAAGCCTTCTTCCTGCGCTCTACCGCCGAAATGCCGGTGGAAGTCGTCAATTCCTTCGAGACGGAAATGATCGCTTTTGCAGAAGGCATACGCGACTGGATCTTAACATTCGTCAATTACGATACGGTGACCAATTTATTGACGGGCATCCCTTCTTTTTTGGTCAGCTTTATCGTCTTCCTCATTGCCTTGTTCCTGTTCATGCTCGATTTGATGGATTTGAAAGGCATGCTATTCAACCGCCTGAAGGAATCGACGGCTGAAAAAGTGCGCTTTATGAGCGCAAGGCTGAACAATGTCGTCTTCGGCTTCCTGAAAGCCCAATTCCTTGTCAGCTTGATTATCTTTGCAGTTTCATTGATCGCCTTGTTGTTCATCGCGCCGGAATATGCTTTGGTCATGTCGCTCGTCATCTGGGTCATCGACTTCATCCCGATCCTCGGTTCGATTATCGTATTGACCCCTTGGTTCATTTATATGTTCATTGTCGGCGATATCGTCCAAGGAACGCAGCTTGCGATTTTGGCCTTAGTGCTACTGGTCATCAGAAGAACAGTCGAACCGAAAGTGATGGGTACCCAAATCGGGCTATCCCCCCTTGCCACATTGATCGCCATGTTCATCGGCCTTCAATTGATCGGTTTTCTTGGCTTCTTCATCGGACCGCTACTGGTCATTCTCTTTACTTCAGCACGTGAAGCCGGCATCATCAAAATGGAGTTTAAAGTTTAA
- the ctaF gene encoding cytochrome c oxidase subunit IVB produces MAHDTHDIHRSRAEFEFIKRKRATEMRSQLTSFAMMIFLTLIAFTVVAADFSNYLIVPIILLLAAIQVVLQLYNFMHMSNKGHGMMAFFMFSGMFVAFLTVLAMVTIVWW; encoded by the coding sequence ATGGCACACGATACTCACGATATTCACAGATCCAGAGCAGAATTTGAATTTATCAAGAGAAAACGCGCTACCGAGATGCGCAGCCAGTTGACATCATTCGCTATGATGATCTTCTTGACGCTAATCGCATTCACTGTAGTAGCAGCAGATTTTTCGAATTACTTGATCGTGCCGATTATCTTGTTATTGGCTGCAATCCAAGTAGTGCTTCAGCTTTATAATTTCATGCACATGAGCAATAAAGGCCACGGCATGATGGCATTCTTCATGTTCAGCGGCATGTTTGTCGCTTTCTTGACGGTCCTTGCGATGGTCACTATCGTTTGGTGGTAA